The nucleotide window ttaatatatatatgttataatatataaagtaaataatttaataaaaataaattattttttttttttttttttttatgacACACTATTTgtaaaatttattttacttttttatatattaatatttattataataaataacgtacaaaaaaaaaaaaaaaatcattttataatacaaagatatataaatgatataatataaatatctatatgtaataaataattatttatatataattcaataGATTTAAAAAAACTTTACTTAttaatgttatataaatataatataaataaaacatatatttttatcgACGAATTTTACATTGTTCCCGTGTATAACGTTCTTGTTCAACATCAGCTAAAAGTTCCTTTTGGTGTTTTTGGTGTAATTCCTTTTTTAATGTTTTGAAATGTTCTAAgtatgaataaataaatttcaatatatcatcaagtgtatgtttattattaattaacGTATAAAAATCTTTAGTGTATTCTACCTCTTCATTTCCtaatgttttataaaatatggACATATTTTGATACTTATAAAAATCTTTAGTGTATTCTAC belongs to Plasmodium gaboni strain SY75 chromosome Unknown, whole genome shotgun sequence and includes:
- a CDS encoding exported protein (PHISTa), producing the protein VLNSLKECPSKEDLRNIWNHTCGVAKEGLDNIYQQLKASIQKYLDDDFLDTLDNSTFEVFAYNYRLKEHISRLFQAVGNEEVEYTKDFYKYQNMSIFYKTLGNEEVEYTKDFYTLINNKHTLDDILKFIYSYLEHFKTLKKELHQKHQKELLADVEQERYTREQCKIRR